In Rhodothermus profundi, the following are encoded in one genomic region:
- the uvrA gene encoding excinuclease ABC subunit UvrA, whose product MELTPPIASLAASDALRQKARTHIVLRGVRQHNLKNIDLDLPKRKFIVFTGPSGSGKSSLAFDTIYAEGQRRYVESLSAYARQFLERMSRPDADLILGLAPAIAIEQKAGARNPRSTVATQTELYDYLRLLYARIGRTYSPISGEEVRRDTPTTVAQALHERFPEGTRCYLGFPCPSHKKRTLRDELVALRQRGFSRLIVLPTEKQAAGGASPDVLDLSERDPATVRVARDRLLVLVDRLVIRPGDEANRSRIADSVEQAFREGGGRCVVVRVPRGQCFNPQDDLLHFSEHFERDGIVFEEPTPLLFSFNSPVGACPTCQGFGRVPGLDPDLIIPNPDLSIRQGAIAPFRTEKWSQHYRQLLRLALEERIDIDKPYRLLSEREKRLIWEGKGDYIGIYGFFRFLEKHSYKPHYRIFHARFRGYTRCPDCDGYRLRKEALYVKVGGLHIGEVCEMTIRAAREFFDALELTPFEQQVAGELLEEIRRRLRYLDEVGLDYLTLDRLSHTLSGGEAQRIHLATSLGSALVGALYVLDEPSIGLHPRDTDRLLRILERLRDLGNTVIVVEHDAETIRRADHIVDLGPGSGWRGGEVVFQGTFPDLLQCERSLTGAYLSGRRRIDVPRRRRPVREEDMIVVENARQHNLKWLTVRFPLGVLVCVTGVSGSGKSTLVHDTLYLGLARLKGTYDGEAKVGAHDAIRGHHLIDRVEMVDQSPIGRTPRSNPATYTKVFDPIRELLASTPQARVRGLKPGYFSFNVPGGRCEVCQGEGFVRVEMQFLADLYLECEACRGTRYKQDVLEIRYRGKNVHEILNMTVDEALEFFADVPAIVDRLRVLQEIGLGYLKLGQPSTTLSGGEAQRLKLAAHLGRSNHERVLYILDEPTTGLHFDDVRKLIDALNRLVDAGHSVIVVEHNLDVIKCADWIIDLGPEGGHRGGFIVAEGTPEQIAAHPESHTGRFLRQVL is encoded by the coding sequence ATGGAACTTACCCCTCCGATCGCTTCGCTGGCCGCTTCTGATGCGCTGCGCCAGAAAGCGCGCACGCACATCGTCCTGCGTGGCGTGCGCCAGCACAACCTGAAGAACATTGACCTCGATCTGCCGAAACGGAAATTTATTGTTTTCACTGGACCGAGCGGCTCAGGAAAATCGAGCCTGGCCTTCGACACCATCTATGCCGAAGGTCAACGGCGCTACGTAGAGAGCCTCTCGGCGTACGCGCGGCAGTTTCTGGAACGAATGAGCCGGCCCGATGCAGACCTGATTCTGGGTCTAGCTCCTGCTATTGCCATCGAACAGAAGGCCGGCGCGCGCAATCCCCGCTCGACCGTCGCCACCCAGACGGAGCTGTACGACTACCTGCGTCTGCTTTACGCGCGCATTGGGCGCACCTACTCACCGATCAGTGGCGAGGAAGTGCGGCGCGACACGCCCACCACGGTCGCCCAGGCGCTGCACGAGCGCTTTCCAGAGGGCACCCGCTGCTATCTGGGATTTCCCTGCCCTTCCCATAAGAAACGCACCCTGCGCGACGAACTAGTTGCGCTGCGCCAGCGCGGCTTTTCCCGCCTGATCGTACTGCCTACCGAAAAGCAGGCAGCAGGCGGCGCCAGCCCTGACGTATTAGACCTGAGCGAACGCGATCCAGCCACAGTGCGGGTGGCGCGCGACCGCCTGCTGGTACTGGTGGATCGCCTGGTGATCCGGCCAGGCGATGAAGCCAATCGCTCGCGCATTGCCGACTCCGTAGAGCAGGCGTTTCGGGAAGGGGGTGGCCGTTGCGTGGTCGTGCGCGTCCCTCGCGGCCAATGCTTCAACCCCCAAGACGACCTGCTGCATTTCAGCGAGCACTTCGAACGCGACGGCATCGTGTTCGAGGAGCCGACCCCGCTGCTGTTCTCATTCAATAGTCCGGTGGGCGCCTGCCCTACCTGCCAGGGCTTCGGACGAGTGCCCGGGCTGGATCCCGACCTGATCATTCCCAACCCGGACCTGTCGATCCGGCAGGGCGCCATTGCCCCGTTCCGCACCGAAAAGTGGAGCCAGCACTATCGCCAGCTCCTGCGCCTGGCACTGGAAGAACGCATCGACATTGACAAACCGTACCGACTACTTTCCGAACGCGAAAAACGCCTGATCTGGGAAGGCAAAGGCGACTACATTGGCATTTACGGATTTTTCCGCTTTCTGGAAAAGCACAGCTACAAGCCGCACTACCGTATCTTTCATGCCCGCTTTCGAGGCTACACCCGCTGCCCGGACTGCGACGGCTATCGGCTCCGCAAAGAAGCGCTTTACGTGAAAGTAGGGGGACTCCACATCGGCGAGGTGTGCGAAATGACAATCCGAGCTGCTCGGGAGTTCTTTGACGCGCTGGAGCTAACCCCCTTCGAGCAGCAGGTAGCTGGCGAGCTGCTGGAAGAAATCCGTCGCCGGCTGCGCTATCTGGATGAAGTCGGACTCGATTACCTGACGCTGGACCGGCTCAGCCACACGCTGTCCGGTGGAGAAGCGCAGCGCATCCATCTGGCTACTTCACTGGGGTCGGCGCTGGTAGGCGCCCTGTACGTACTCGACGAACCCTCTATCGGCCTGCATCCTCGCGATACGGACCGCTTGCTGCGCATTCTGGAGCGGCTGCGCGACCTGGGCAATACGGTAATCGTCGTTGAGCACGACGCCGAGACGATCCGCCGCGCGGACCATATCGTGGACCTTGGTCCGGGCAGCGGCTGGCGCGGTGGAGAAGTCGTGTTTCAGGGAACCTTCCCGGATTTGCTTCAATGCGAGCGTTCCCTTACCGGCGCCTATCTGAGCGGACGCCGACGCATTGACGTGCCTCGCCGGCGTCGTCCGGTGCGAGAAGAAGACATGATCGTGGTAGAGAATGCCCGGCAGCACAACCTGAAATGGCTGACCGTGCGTTTTCCACTAGGCGTGCTCGTATGCGTCACAGGCGTCTCTGGCTCGGGTAAGTCAACGCTTGTTCATGATACGCTGTACCTGGGGCTGGCCCGTCTGAAAGGCACCTACGACGGCGAAGCAAAAGTGGGCGCGCACGATGCCATCCGTGGTCATCACCTGATTGACCGCGTGGAAATGGTTGATCAGAGCCCGATTGGCCGCACGCCACGCTCTAATCCGGCCACCTACACCAAGGTGTTTGATCCGATTCGGGAACTGCTGGCCAGCACTCCCCAGGCCCGCGTGCGCGGGTTGAAGCCGGGATACTTTTCCTTCAATGTGCCCGGTGGCCGGTGCGAGGTCTGCCAGGGGGAAGGATTCGTGCGCGTAGAGATGCAGTTTCTGGCCGACCTGTATCTGGAATGTGAAGCCTGTCGCGGCACGCGCTATAAACAGGACGTGCTGGAAATCCGCTACCGCGGCAAAAACGTACATGAAATTCTGAATATGACCGTAGACGAAGCGCTGGAATTCTTTGCGGACGTGCCCGCCATCGTTGACCGGCTGCGCGTGCTGCAGGAGATCGGGCTCGGTTATCTGAAACTGGGCCAGCCTTCTACGACGCTGTCAGGAGGCGAAGCCCAGCGCCTCAAACTGGCCGCTCATCTGGGCCGCAGCAACCACGAACGGGTACTCTACATCCTGGATGAGCCAACCACCGGCCTGCATTTCGACGACGTGCGCAAGCTGATCGATGCGCTGAACCGGCTGGTTGACGCCGGCCACTCGGTGATCGTCGTCGAACACAACCTGGACGTGATCAAGTGCGCCGACTGGATCATCGACCTGGGCCCTGAAGGAGGGCATCGAGGAGGCTTTATTGTAGCGGAAGGCACGCCGGAGCAAATCGCGGCGCATCCAGAAAGCCACACAGGTCGTTTTCTGCGCCAGGTGCTGTAA
- the msrA gene encoding peptide-methionine (S)-S-oxide reductase MsrA, whose product MTRRREKATLGGGCFWCLEAAFLELRGVTDVVPGYAGGHVPHPTYEQVCTGTTGHAEVVQVTFDPTVLSYRDLLQVFFTIHDPTTPDRQGNDVGPQYRSIILYHDEAQRQAAEAVIRELEASGRYEAPIVTEVVPLKAFYPAEPYHHRYYQRHPWQPYCRFVIAPKLSKLRQQFADRLVAPNS is encoded by the coding sequence ATGACGCGCAGGCGAGAAAAAGCGACGCTGGGCGGCGGATGCTTCTGGTGCCTGGAAGCTGCCTTCCTGGAGTTGCGAGGCGTAACCGATGTGGTTCCGGGGTACGCCGGTGGCCACGTGCCTCATCCTACTTATGAGCAGGTCTGCACGGGCACGACCGGTCATGCTGAAGTCGTTCAGGTGACCTTTGATCCCACCGTGCTTTCTTATCGGGACTTGCTCCAGGTCTTTTTTACGATTCATGATCCCACCACGCCCGATCGGCAGGGCAACGACGTAGGTCCTCAGTACCGCTCCATTATTCTCTATCATGACGAAGCGCAGCGCCAGGCGGCCGAAGCCGTCATTCGCGAGCTGGAGGCATCCGGCCGTTACGAGGCGCCTATTGTCACGGAAGTGGTTCCTCTTAAGGCCTTCTATCCGGCTGAACCTTACCATCACCGCTATTATCAACGCCATCCCTGGCAACCTTACTGTCGGTTCGTCATTGCTCCCAAACTCAGCAAACTCCGCCAGCAGTTTGCCGATCGGCTGGTAGCTCCGAATTCCTAG
- a CDS encoding LA_3696 family protein, whose amino-acid sequence MAILTIPRILRERLGEEGAEALVELLNILGRQEREHLIELVEERFVRRVREESVSLKGHISEVKSMLEEQTREVESKLGQQIAEVESKLEKRIVEVESKLEKQIAEVESKLEKQIAEVESKLGQRIAEVESKFEVRLAQLRADLIRWMFIFWAGQIGVLVALFALFFRMFQG is encoded by the coding sequence ATGGCTATTCTTACCATTCCTCGCATACTTCGGGAAAGACTGGGAGAAGAAGGAGCTGAGGCCCTTGTTGAACTGCTCAACATACTGGGGCGTCAGGAACGAGAGCATTTAATAGAGCTTGTCGAAGAGCGATTTGTCCGTCGGGTACGTGAGGAATCGGTCTCCCTGAAAGGTCACATTTCAGAAGTAAAGTCCATGTTGGAAGAACAAACTCGGGAGGTGGAGTCGAAACTGGGGCAGCAAATTGCGGAAGTGGAATCGAAGTTGGAGAAGCGGATTGTGGAGGTGGAGTCGAAGCTGGAGAAGCAAATTGCGGAAGTGGAATCGAAGTTGGAAAAGCAAATTGCGGAGGTGGAGTCGAAACTGGGGCAGCGAATTGCAGAAGTAGAATCCAAATTCGAGGTGCGGTTGGCTCAGCTCAGGGCCGATCTGATTCGGTGGATGTTTATTTTCTGGGCAGGACAAATCGGTGTGCTGGTGGCCTTGTTTGCCCTGTTTTTCCGGATGTTCCAGGGATAA
- a CDS encoding methyltransferase domain-containing protein yields the protein MDILNVLPEATFAALDDLLAFISIYDDQVRTRAYLRLLRAHRHAIAGAVCVDAGCGMGYFAEAMVRLGARRVYAVEANPHLYALAAERLAAYPQVICVHQPVQHFEPEESVDVLVHEFFGPLLYDEDVHVLEQLRFQPRLVLPDRAVLMGGLTWMEQVADETVTPAVVQRLEGALVSGLFDEGRLPLQFPVIQWAWGQAEREAVCDLSGREGDLLYLGLQIYHGDRLICQAGRCENWPYVWTPRAGDRFRLCFVPAERGAEVHFTWE from the coding sequence ATGGACATCCTCAACGTTCTGCCCGAGGCGACGTTTGCGGCGCTGGATGATCTGCTGGCCTTTATCAGCATCTACGACGATCAGGTTCGCACGCGGGCCTATTTGCGATTGCTGCGGGCGCACCGCCATGCCATTGCAGGGGCCGTGTGTGTGGATGCAGGCTGTGGGATGGGCTACTTTGCCGAGGCGATGGTTCGGCTGGGAGCGCGGCGTGTCTATGCGGTCGAGGCCAACCCCCATCTGTATGCGCTGGCTGCAGAACGACTGGCCGCTTATCCGCAAGTAATTTGCGTGCACCAGCCCGTTCAGCACTTCGAACCCGAAGAGTCGGTGGACGTGCTGGTACATGAGTTTTTTGGACCGTTGCTGTATGACGAAGATGTGCACGTGCTGGAGCAACTACGCTTCCAACCGCGGCTGGTGTTGCCTGATCGGGCGGTGCTCATGGGAGGACTGACCTGGATGGAGCAGGTGGCGGATGAGACGGTCACGCCGGCCGTTGTGCAGCGGCTTGAAGGGGCGCTGGTATCGGGGCTCTTTGATGAAGGGCGCCTGCCCTTGCAGTTTCCGGTTATTCAATGGGCCTGGGGGCAGGCTGAGCGTGAAGCTGTGTGTGACCTGAGCGGACGCGAGGGGGATCTCCTGTACTTAGGGCTGCAGATCTACCATGGCGACCGGCTGATCTGTCAGGCCGGACGTTGCGAGAACTGGCCGTATGTGTGGACGCCGCGCGCAGGGGATCGCTTTCGATTGTGTTTTGTGCCTGCTGAACGAGGGGCGGAGGTGCATTTTACCTGGGAGTAG
- a CDS encoding glycosyltransferase family 4 protein has protein sequence MASPLRLLFVSHSFPPSGRPLANIGGMQRVATELDAALARHPEVAYHHLVLRTSWRWTHVRVVPFLFRLLSQIPQWVTRHEIDVVLFSSMVTASLAPLLYRKLAARNTRLVAIAHGRDVTLPVAPYQRLLPYVFAHLDGVLAVSRATADACQARGLPPERVHVIPNGINPARFTPLLDRQAARHALRQRFQLPFPEQGLLLCSVGRQVPRKGFAWFVDTVMPRLPAHVHYWLAGDGPEAAAIERAIARHRLEKRVRRLGRVPDNVLHQLYRAADLFIMPNRPVPGDMEGFGVVMLEAALCGAPVLAARLEGIQDVVAEGENGHLIESGDADGFVHWILRYDRDRTALQALSKRAATYVRTYFSWDVVANRYVQTLRTICLAKQPEPALQALDAASGLPATE, from the coding sequence ATGGCCTCGCCGCTCCGGTTGCTGTTTGTCTCGCATTCGTTTCCACCTTCTGGCCGTCCCCTGGCCAACATAGGAGGCATGCAGCGCGTGGCAACCGAGCTCGACGCGGCGCTGGCCCGCCATCCAGAGGTAGCCTATCACCATCTTGTACTGCGCACGTCCTGGCGCTGGACCCACGTGCGCGTGGTGCCTTTTCTCTTTCGCCTGCTGTCTCAAATCCCGCAATGGGTCACGCGCCACGAAATCGACGTGGTGTTGTTTTCATCTATGGTAACCGCTTCGCTGGCGCCGCTACTTTACCGCAAGCTGGCTGCCCGGAACACACGGCTGGTCGCTATCGCCCATGGACGCGACGTAACGCTGCCTGTAGCTCCCTACCAGCGCCTGCTCCCTTACGTGTTCGCCCACCTCGACGGTGTGCTGGCTGTCAGCCGCGCTACGGCCGATGCGTGTCAGGCTCGGGGATTGCCCCCCGAACGGGTGCACGTTATCCCCAACGGCATCAATCCTGCTCGTTTTACCCCCTTGCTTGATCGCCAGGCAGCCCGCCACGCGCTGCGCCAGCGGTTCCAGTTGCCTTTCCCCGAACAGGGCCTGTTACTCTGCAGCGTTGGCCGTCAGGTGCCCCGCAAAGGCTTCGCCTGGTTTGTGGATACGGTGATGCCCCGGCTACCGGCCCACGTGCACTACTGGCTGGCAGGCGACGGCCCTGAAGCCGCAGCCATTGAGAGGGCTATCGCACGCCATCGTCTGGAGAAGCGCGTGCGCCGACTGGGCCGCGTGCCGGACAACGTATTGCACCAGCTCTACCGGGCCGCTGATCTGTTTATCATGCCCAATCGACCGGTACCGGGCGACATGGAAGGCTTTGGCGTCGTCATGCTCGAAGCGGCCCTGTGTGGTGCCCCCGTACTGGCTGCCCGCCTCGAAGGCATTCAGGATGTGGTGGCCGAAGGCGAAAACGGACACCTCATCGAAAGCGGTGATGCAGACGGATTCGTGCACTGGATTCTGCGCTACGACCGAGACCGGACCGCCCTGCAGGCACTTTCAAAACGGGCCGCTACTTACGTGCGCACGTACTTTAGCTGGGACGTTGTAGCCAATCGGTACGTGCAGACCCTGCGAACTATCTGCTTGGCGAAGCAGCCGGAACCGGCGCTGCAGGCTCTGGACGCTGCTTCCGGTCTTCCAGCCACTGAATGA
- a CDS encoding endonuclease/exonuclease/phosphatase family protein — protein sequence MLMLILLLSLTMLINLSSMPDTLSLRVVSYNLRYDNPADGPNAWPHRMDRIVAFVRFYEPDVLGVQEALRAMLDSLQTRLPAYRWVGVGRADGRDGGEFSAIFYRTDRLELLESQTFWLSPTPEVPGSKGWDAALERICTWAHFRDRRTGQTFFVFNTHLDHEGTRARLESARLLHRVIAQKAQQAPVLLTGDFNTTENTPPYAALTADGLLHDALHRTENGHYGPHTTWNGFETLIPDQRIDFIFVSANVRVLRHAILVDLDEQGRFASDHLPVLADVLLPENSLQP from the coding sequence ATGCTAATGCTAATCTTGCTACTCAGCCTCACAATGTTGATCAATCTGTCCTCCATGCCCGACACCCTTTCGCTGCGCGTGGTCAGCTATAACCTGCGGTACGACAACCCCGCCGACGGCCCCAATGCCTGGCCGCATCGCATGGACCGCATTGTAGCCTTTGTGCGCTTCTACGAGCCAGACGTGCTGGGCGTCCAGGAAGCCCTCCGCGCCATGCTTGACAGTCTCCAGACCCGGCTTCCCGCTTATCGCTGGGTAGGCGTAGGGCGCGCCGACGGCCGCGACGGCGGGGAGTTTAGCGCGATTTTTTACCGCACCGATCGGCTCGAACTGCTCGAAAGCCAGACGTTCTGGCTTTCCCCTACTCCAGAAGTGCCCGGCAGCAAAGGCTGGGATGCCGCACTTGAACGCATCTGCACCTGGGCTCATTTCCGAGACCGCCGAACCGGCCAGACGTTTTTTGTTTTCAACACGCACCTTGACCACGAAGGGACGCGTGCTCGCCTGGAAAGCGCTCGCCTCCTCCATCGCGTCATCGCCCAGAAGGCCCAGCAGGCGCCTGTCCTCCTCACCGGCGACTTTAATACTACCGAAAATACTCCTCCTTATGCAGCACTGACGGCCGATGGGCTGCTGCACGACGCCCTGCATCGCACCGAAAATGGCCACTACGGCCCCCACACTACCTGGAATGGCTTCGAAACGCTGATTCCCGACCAACGCATCGATTTTATCTTTGTCAGCGCCAACGTGCGCGTGCTGCGCCATGCTATTCTGGTCGATCTGGACGAACAGGGCCGCTTCGCTTCCGACCACCTGCCGGTGCTAGCCGACGTATTATTGCCCGAAAATAGCCTGCAGCCCTAA
- a CDS encoding glycosyltransferase family 4 protein, with amino-acid sequence MQTPAIIDCSKAPAGPRLVAPRIALFTGAYNHIADGVSRTLNRLVGYLEQRGASVLVFAPTVPNPPVRHEGTLVPVPSIPVPGRPEYRISLGLTRRHRRLLATFEPDLIHIATPDLLGFQALRLARRQGIPVVASYHTHFSAYLKYYHLQWSERLLWSYLRWFYGQCQQIYVPSTSMIDILRAHGIRHNLYLWERGVDTNLFNPAQRSYAWRRNVLGVADHEVIVAYVGRLVWEKGLNVLAATIDRLRQAHVPFRCLIVGEGPARRELEARLPTAIFTGYLEGRELARAYASADVFFFPSETETFGNVTLEAMASGLPAVCADAPGSNMLIEHGRTGFLATPGHVEEFAGYLRRLILSVDLRRTMGRYALQRARHFDWEAVLNRLYGYYLDVLAPALQPAGDGAATELPELTATAA; translated from the coding sequence ATGCAAACACCCGCCATTATTGACTGCAGCAAGGCTCCCGCAGGCCCTCGGCTGGTAGCGCCTCGCATTGCGCTTTTCACGGGCGCCTACAACCACATTGCAGACGGCGTCTCGCGTACCCTGAATCGGCTGGTGGGCTATCTGGAGCAGCGGGGCGCCTCCGTCCTTGTGTTTGCGCCCACCGTCCCCAATCCACCGGTCCGACACGAGGGCACGCTGGTTCCGGTCCCTTCTATTCCGGTGCCAGGTCGTCCTGAGTACCGCATCAGTCTGGGACTCACGCGCCGCCATCGTCGATTGCTGGCCACCTTTGAGCCGGATTTAATTCACATTGCCACCCCAGATTTACTGGGCTTTCAGGCGCTGCGCCTGGCGCGACGGCAAGGAATTCCGGTGGTGGCTTCGTATCACACCCATTTTAGCGCGTATCTGAAGTACTATCACCTGCAATGGTCAGAGCGTCTTCTCTGGAGCTACCTGCGCTGGTTCTATGGCCAGTGTCAGCAGATCTACGTTCCCTCTACTTCCATGATTGACATTTTGCGAGCGCACGGCATCCGCCATAACCTCTATCTCTGGGAGCGTGGCGTCGACACCAACCTGTTTAATCCGGCGCAACGCTCCTATGCCTGGCGTCGCAACGTACTGGGCGTTGCCGACCACGAAGTCATCGTAGCCTATGTGGGGCGTCTGGTCTGGGAAAAAGGGCTGAATGTACTGGCAGCCACCATCGACCGGCTACGGCAGGCCCACGTGCCTTTTCGGTGTCTGATCGTAGGCGAGGGACCTGCCCGGCGTGAGTTGGAAGCACGCCTGCCTACAGCCATTTTTACGGGCTATCTGGAAGGTCGGGAGCTAGCGCGGGCGTATGCCTCGGCAGACGTGTTTTTCTTTCCCAGTGAAACGGAGACGTTTGGCAACGTTACGCTCGAAGCCATGGCCTCGGGTCTGCCGGCCGTTTGTGCCGACGCGCCGGGTAGCAATATGTTAATCGAGCATGGACGCACAGGCTTTCTGGCCACGCCGGGCCACGTCGAGGAATTTGCAGGGTACCTCCGCCGCTTGATCCTTAGCGTGGACCTGCGTCGCACTATGGGTCGCTACGCCCTGCAGCGAGCCCGGCATTTTGACTGGGAGGCTGTTTTAAACCGTCTCTACGGCTACTATCTGGATGTGCTCGCTCCGGCACTGCAACCGGCAGGCGACGGAGCCGCTACCGAACTGCCCGAGCTAACAGCCACGGCAGCTTAA
- a CDS encoding DoxX family membrane protein: protein MKFSTLKIGRILYGITFVIFGVNHFINASTLSNIVPIPGGVFWVYVTGLAMLAAAIAILTGKQARLACQLLGILLFIFVLTIHLPTMINQGIMAGLTNFLKDLALGGAAWVIAETYAEQPQQTEAAS, encoded by the coding sequence ATGAAATTCTCGACGCTTAAAATCGGCCGCATACTTTACGGGATCACTTTTGTCATCTTTGGAGTGAACCATTTTATTAATGCCTCCACGTTAAGCAATATTGTGCCCATTCCAGGTGGTGTTTTCTGGGTGTATGTAACGGGCCTGGCGATGCTGGCCGCGGCCATCGCGATCCTGACGGGTAAACAGGCCCGGCTGGCCTGCCAGCTTCTGGGGATTCTGCTGTTTATCTTTGTGCTGACGATTCACCTGCCCACCATGATTAACCAGGGCATCATGGCCGGCCTGACCAACTTCTTGAAGGACCTCGCACTTGGTGGCGCGGCCTGGGTCATCGCGGAAACCTATGCCGAGCAGCCCCAGCAGACAGAAGCGGCCAGCTAA
- a CDS encoding HDOD domain-containing protein, producing the protein MTLTSLTPSEHIPTLTDLELECPPLPQTLLEAIQLMERPEPPEPDEVEAMLRHDPAAVVRLLRVANSAYYGLRGRIGDVRHAIVVLGPPAVVGMIMSMGMLSMKSAFDARTAAPFLNLVRHCAATAYLARLLIQQAPRRGDWRPESAYTVGLLHDFGKILLLYNKPDQALAAFQPGRGPRTPEEEEAVFGYSLQTITQALALHMKLPEPLFRALMDLYGEGRGDGVAATPGALLRVASLGATWLDYSFDEAIRREDEPLDADWELTAQLFNYSNAEAVWQTIAQAREILKNYVDAYF; encoded by the coding sequence ATGACGTTGACTTCGCTGACGCCTTCGGAACATATCCCTACCCTGACAGATCTGGAGCTGGAATGCCCGCCGCTTCCACAGACACTGCTGGAAGCCATACAGCTCATGGAGCGGCCGGAGCCTCCTGAGCCGGACGAAGTGGAGGCTATGCTGCGGCATGACCCGGCCGCCGTGGTGCGTCTGCTGCGGGTGGCCAATTCGGCTTACTATGGGCTTCGAGGCCGTATTGGTGATGTGCGGCATGCAATTGTGGTGTTGGGGCCGCCGGCTGTGGTCGGGATGATCATGAGTATGGGAATGCTCTCCATGAAAAGCGCTTTTGATGCCCGGACGGCCGCGCCTTTTCTCAACCTGGTGCGTCACTGCGCCGCTACCGCGTATCTGGCTCGGCTGCTCATTCAGCAGGCACCCCGGCGTGGCGACTGGCGGCCGGAATCGGCCTACACGGTAGGGCTGCTTCACGACTTTGGTAAGATTCTGCTGCTCTACAACAAACCGGATCAAGCGCTTGCTGCTTTTCAGCCAGGAAGGGGACCTCGCACCCCGGAAGAAGAAGAGGCCGTTTTTGGATACAGTTTACAGACCATTACGCAAGCGCTCGCGCTGCACATGAAGCTCCCGGAGCCTCTGTTTCGGGCGTTGATGGATCTGTACGGTGAGGGGCGGGGAGATGGCGTGGCCGCTACCCCGGGCGCGCTGCTGCGTGTGGCCAGCCTGGGGGCCACCTGGCTGGACTACAGCTTTGATGAGGCGATTCGCCGGGAAGACGAGCCCCTGGATGCAGACTGGGAATTAACGGCACAGCTCTTCAACTATTCGAATGCCGAGGCTGTCTGGCAGACTATCGCGCAGGCCCGCGAAATCCTGAAGAACTATGTCGATGCCTACTTCTGA
- a CDS encoding thioredoxin family protein — translation MNASLLWLHDLDAALAEARRTRRPVWLMFEREGCAGCAKMEANTYRDPQVRAELTEAFVLLRQNIRRDRLVRSRYAAVWTPSFYVLDARGTAHHVELGYLPPEDLRLVLRLGRAKELVPRGRYTEAIALLEDALTRFPTHPMAAQVMLWWAMARYLTSGDGRQLREDLAALRRRYPDSAEARRWPWNDLPTTA, via the coding sequence ATGAATGCATCCCTGCTCTGGTTGCATGATCTGGATGCAGCGCTGGCCGAGGCGCGTCGAACACGCCGGCCGGTGTGGTTGATGTTTGAACGGGAGGGATGTGCCGGGTGTGCTAAGATGGAGGCAAATACCTATCGCGATCCACAGGTGCGGGCTGAGTTGACCGAAGCGTTTGTGCTACTGCGCCAGAACATTCGGCGCGACCGGCTGGTCCGGTCGCGCTATGCAGCGGTCTGGACGCCTTCCTTTTATGTGCTGGACGCGCGTGGCACTGCCCATCACGTCGAGCTGGGCTATCTTCCGCCTGAGGATCTACGGTTGGTGTTGCGGCTAGGGCGTGCCAAAGAGCTGGTGCCGCGCGGTCGGTACACGGAGGCGATTGCGCTGCTGGAGGACGCGCTGACGCGCTTCCCAACGCATCCCATGGCGGCGCAGGTCATGCTCTGGTGGGCTATGGCCCGCTACTTGACGTCCGGAGACGGTCGGCAGCTCCGGGAAGATCTGGCAGCACTGCGCCGGCGCTATCCAGACAGCGCCGAAGCGCGCCGCTGGCCCTGGAACGACCTGCCAACCACGGCATAG